A single Actinomadura algeriensis DNA region contains:
- a CDS encoding CBS domain-containing protein encodes MTREEFLADVAARCGSEPVEVRVRELLGRWKYAVRTEAAVEEIKAALAAHGLATVPLLEDADRVVTIVPAPEPGETETSDGSGEAGAAGDADAGSDDEAQVRVSLCVRELPSATGGVTSVCLDDSLSHAETTMLSDGFSQLAVLHDGLLRGAVTWDSIQLARARGKNGLRDALEVRPVVLHGGDDLLKEAARISDMGFAFVENGEGELTGIVTLADLAEQFITLANPFVLLSEIEQRLRRVVGRICTLEEMRQKARYPNKTHGATDLMFGDYMKIFEDPDLFGRCGWRIDRAVFVDRLGKVKDVRNNIMHFSPEPVRAGQTYRLNTFIKFIKGLDGVFDT; translated from the coding sequence ATGACGCGGGAGGAGTTCCTGGCGGACGTGGCCGCGCGCTGCGGTTCGGAGCCGGTGGAGGTGCGCGTCCGGGAACTGCTGGGGCGCTGGAAGTACGCCGTCCGCACCGAGGCGGCCGTCGAGGAGATCAAGGCGGCGCTGGCCGCGCACGGCCTCGCCACCGTCCCTCTCCTGGAGGACGCGGACCGCGTCGTCACGATCGTCCCGGCCCCGGAGCCCGGCGAAACCGAGACGTCCGACGGATCGGGCGAAGCGGGTGCCGCCGGGGACGCGGACGCCGGTAGCGACGATGAGGCCCAGGTTCGCGTGTCGCTCTGCGTGCGGGAACTGCCGAGCGCCACCGGCGGCGTCACCTCGGTGTGCCTCGACGACTCCCTCTCCCACGCCGAGACGACGATGCTGAGCGACGGCTTCTCCCAGCTCGCCGTTCTCCACGACGGTTTGCTGCGCGGTGCGGTCACCTGGGATTCCATCCAGCTCGCCCGAGCCCGGGGCAAGAACGGCCTGCGGGACGCTCTCGAGGTGCGGCCGGTCGTGCTGCACGGTGGAGACGATCTCCTCAAGGAGGCCGCGCGGATCTCCGACATGGGGTTCGCCTTCGTCGAGAACGGCGAGGGTGAGCTGACAGGAATCGTGACGCTGGCCGACCTCGCCGAACAGTTCATCACCCTCGCCAACCCGTTCGTGCTGCTCAGCGAGATCGAGCAGCGGCTTCGCCGGGTGGTCGGGAGGATCTGCACGCTGGAGGAGATGCGGCAGAAGGCGCGGTACCCGAACAAGACCCACGGGGCCACCGATCTGATGTTCGGCGACTACATGAAAATTTTCGAGGATCCGGATCTCTTCGGTCGATGCGGCTGGCGCATCGACCGAGCCGTCTTCGTCGATCGGCTCGGCAAGGTGAAGGACGTCCGCAACAACATCATGCATTTCAGTCCCGAGCCCGTCCGGGCCGGGCAAACCTACAGGTTGAACACCTTCATCAAGTTCATCAAGGGGCTGGACGGGGTTTTCGACACCTGA
- a CDS encoding GmrSD restriction endonuclease domain-containing protein translates to MALDARSLSDMLDDVAAGHIQLPDFQREWKWDDEHITSILATVTMAYPMGVVMTLETGGPGGKFKARPLAGVEPPDGVRPEQLLLDGQQRMTSLYRALKSGRPVETVDQRDDPRNLWYYIHIETAINVKGDREAAIRSLPENKVIKPIGRRPGLDLSSAALEYEQGYFPLWIAFDSDKVEEWARSYSKNDESRFELWKAFRKAVLENITGYSVPLIRLEKKTPKDAVCTVFEKVNTGGVPLTVFELLTATFAGDDGYTEQYGEEFHLPDHWKETRDGLKAAYPVLSGLQNTDFLQAVCLASTYHEERAPVSCKRRDILDLDLDDYLRWAPAIADALHWAGEFLAEQCVFRAEDLPYRTQLPPLAALRTVLGRATDEPAAREKLARWYWCGVFGEQYGGTADSRFPKDVEQVTAWLRGGPEPDSIQEARFVVRRLLSMSTRGSAAYKGVFALLLQQGCTDWYYTDKPISGDQLADNTVDIQRIFPKAWCDKQKIDATRRDSVVNKTLLSGRATKALGTRSPATGLEVLERESGVRANWLDDAVQTHAIDPDALRASNFDTVFTRRMDELVRLIERAMGQRAVRNETEAPV, encoded by the coding sequence GTGGCACTCGACGCCCGCTCGCTGAGTGACATGCTCGACGATGTCGCCGCCGGCCATATTCAGCTTCCCGATTTCCAAAGGGAGTGGAAATGGGACGATGAGCACATCACGTCCATCCTGGCGACGGTGACGATGGCCTATCCGATGGGCGTCGTGATGACGCTGGAGACGGGCGGCCCCGGAGGCAAGTTCAAGGCGCGTCCGCTGGCGGGCGTCGAACCGCCGGACGGCGTCCGGCCCGAGCAGCTCCTGCTCGACGGGCAGCAGCGGATGACGTCGCTGTACCGCGCTCTCAAGTCGGGCCGGCCCGTGGAGACCGTCGACCAGCGGGACGACCCGCGGAACCTCTGGTACTACATCCACATCGAGACGGCCATCAACGTCAAGGGGGACCGCGAGGCCGCGATCAGGTCCCTCCCCGAGAACAAGGTGATCAAGCCCATCGGGCGGCGGCCCGGTCTCGACCTGTCCAGTGCCGCACTGGAGTACGAGCAGGGCTACTTCCCGCTCTGGATCGCGTTCGACAGTGACAAGGTCGAAGAGTGGGCGCGGAGCTACAGCAAGAACGACGAGAGCCGCTTCGAGCTGTGGAAGGCGTTCCGCAAGGCCGTCCTCGAGAACATCACCGGCTACTCCGTCCCGCTCATCAGGCTGGAGAAGAAGACGCCCAAGGACGCCGTCTGCACGGTGTTCGAGAAGGTGAACACCGGCGGCGTCCCGCTTACGGTCTTCGAGCTGCTCACGGCGACCTTCGCCGGAGACGACGGCTACACCGAGCAGTACGGAGAGGAATTCCACCTGCCCGACCACTGGAAGGAGACTCGGGACGGGTTGAAGGCCGCCTACCCCGTGCTGAGCGGCCTGCAGAACACCGACTTCCTTCAAGCGGTGTGCCTCGCGTCCACTTACCACGAGGAAAGGGCGCCGGTCAGCTGCAAGCGCCGCGACATCCTCGACCTCGACCTCGACGACTATCTTCGGTGGGCGCCCGCCATCGCCGACGCGCTGCACTGGGCCGGTGAGTTCCTCGCCGAACAGTGCGTCTTCCGGGCGGAGGACCTGCCCTACCGGACGCAGCTGCCGCCGCTCGCCGCCCTCCGCACGGTCCTCGGCCGCGCGACCGACGAGCCCGCCGCGCGCGAGAAGCTCGCGCGCTGGTACTGGTGCGGGGTGTTCGGCGAGCAGTACGGCGGCACCGCCGACAGCCGGTTCCCCAAGGACGTCGAGCAGGTGACGGCCTGGCTGCGCGGCGGCCCGGAACCGGACTCCATCCAGGAGGCGCGGTTCGTCGTGCGGCGCCTGCTCAGCATGAGCACCCGCGGTAGCGCCGCCTACAAGGGTGTGTTCGCGCTTCTCCTTCAGCAGGGCTGCACCGACTGGTACTACACCGACAAGCCGATCAGCGGCGACCAGCTCGCCGACAACACGGTCGACATTCAGCGCATCTTCCCCAAGGCGTGGTGCGACAAGCAGAAGATCGACGCCACCCGCAGGGACAGCGTCGTCAACAAAACGCTGCTGTCCGGCCGTGCGACGAAGGCGCTCGGCACCCGCTCGCCCGCGACGGGGCTGGAGGTGCTGGAACGCGAGTCGGGCGTCCGTGCGAACTGGCTCGACGACGCCGTCCAGACGCACGCGATCGACCCTGACGCGCTCCGGGCCTCGAACTTCGACACCGTCTTCACGCGTCGCATGGACGAACTCGTCCGGCTGATCGAGCGGGCCATGGGGCAACGGGCGGTGCGCAACGAGACGGAGGCGCCGGTATGA
- the pglW gene encoding BREX system serine/threonine kinase PglW: MSNRWWGPRSDFTWEEEALQHVRAQMPDTEPYRAWQTFSFAARSGHVPQVDLLIATRAGLFLVEIKSHPGRAINSGATWIFHGENRTRSFENPLYATDLKCKQLRDQLEWARDQLPGMRNLRIPFIRPAVFLSAPDLRCLFGDSQKINVYGRDGLEEQTGLPGIWRGLLGSIPRSNRDVVEPAFSKQLHKLLTKIGISGVHKHRKVGPFELVPQSFDAGPTWEDYLAQNTALPGDQPRRIRIYLSELKADREDRESTRRAARREYLALQGISHEGIVQAEQFSDEHEAGPSVIFRHGADWTRLDHFIAERGDELPIETRVEMVRQLAEALDHAHRRHLYHRALAARSVYVEMDGRYPRLRICDWQVAARPGAGSSDRPSVLAGSGPTTSLAAHIESSSGPYLAPEFGNRAAEGTPLDVFGLGALTYLILTASPPARDRAALAARLSDQRSLVPSAVSDAITPVMDQLVRDATAVQPVDRHETVREFLDWLEQVEEEITAPDEEVPDLLDAVTGAVVQGWRVTRILGKGSTAKALLVERDGHEHVLKVGLSEASRDRLEHEAAQLRDLHEAHIVRYIDGPLEIGGRHVLVMEQAGRSTLSQFLRSQGRLTIDDLQNLGRHLFSAVGHLEEEGLWHRDIKPDNLAIRELPKKGRRLILFDFSLAGAAARDTGVGTPPYLDPFLGTERRPEYDAAAERYAMAVTLHEMASTELPSWGDGVAAPNLLDADEEVPQLAEDSFDPVLRERLVAFFRKALHRDAARRHASLKEMELAWLDVFRELDETPAPRSPAPTAPISTDTLLVAAGLSPRALSTALDQLGVSTIGELSKIPSDRIQRLRGVGLGPRNELMRKAREWRRRLAIAEKGGDSERAPVADPHTLSLDEVAEQLVPKDAARNAAEVRVVRAVLGLPENGEPSPVPPWSSQATVAEELDFSQPHIARLLGKSRNRWIKSVPAVTALRTTVLRLLQAHGRVMEAQRLAAALLADRGSELDDPAARRTLAGACLRAAVEAEEHLDNPRLARRRLGDRVLIAAVAEDDPTAPVEEELLDHATELGREADRLVDLPDSAPLPGTAAVLDALRAVPRPEGMPPLADLDLVSLAADASRNTAMTARLELYPRDLSPRKALQLAQAASYLGPPGLRPEELRDRVLARFPELTGLPEPEDLRPLLQDELHITIEVVTGGDGDPRFVLPSRPMLTPLTARGGPGLATRIGTASPSAETWGRLRDAAEEGGFLAVKAWMDESTSVLSVLSGMPDVRTIHVARTFLTELRAIVDERGRPRWETVLAADSPDASPAARVGFEKLVAEVWERLERLVRTGPGTVLLHDATPLARYAGGMELLTRLKLAAQSPSENPHGLWIFCPMIDPNTEAKLDHTVVRAMGDNEQLAVPGGFALHDTRSAS, from the coding sequence TTGTCCAACCGCTGGTGGGGACCACGGTCCGACTTCACCTGGGAGGAGGAGGCCCTCCAGCACGTTCGCGCCCAGATGCCGGACACGGAGCCGTACCGGGCCTGGCAGACGTTCTCGTTCGCCGCGCGGTCGGGGCACGTCCCGCAGGTCGACCTGCTGATCGCGACCCGCGCAGGACTGTTCCTGGTGGAGATCAAGAGCCACCCGGGACGGGCGATCAACAGCGGCGCGACCTGGATCTTCCACGGAGAGAACCGGACCCGCTCCTTCGAGAACCCCCTCTACGCCACCGACCTGAAGTGCAAGCAGCTTCGCGACCAGCTCGAATGGGCCCGCGACCAGCTTCCCGGGATGCGCAACCTGCGCATTCCGTTCATCCGCCCCGCCGTCTTCCTGTCCGCCCCCGACCTGCGCTGCCTGTTCGGCGACTCGCAGAAGATCAACGTGTACGGGCGGGACGGCCTGGAGGAGCAGACCGGCCTCCCCGGCATCTGGCGGGGGCTGCTCGGCAGTATCCCGCGCAGCAACCGCGATGTCGTCGAGCCCGCCTTCTCCAAGCAGCTCCACAAGCTGCTCACCAAGATCGGCATCTCCGGGGTGCACAAGCACCGCAAGGTGGGCCCGTTCGAGCTGGTCCCCCAGTCGTTCGACGCGGGCCCCACCTGGGAGGACTATCTCGCCCAGAACACCGCTCTGCCGGGCGACCAGCCGCGCCGTATCCGCATCTACCTGTCGGAACTGAAGGCCGACCGGGAGGACCGGGAGTCCACCCGGCGCGCCGCACGCCGCGAGTACCTCGCCCTGCAAGGCATTTCGCACGAGGGCATCGTGCAGGCGGAGCAGTTCAGCGACGAGCACGAGGCCGGCCCCTCGGTCATCTTCCGGCACGGCGCGGACTGGACCCGGCTCGACCATTTCATCGCCGAGCGCGGTGACGAACTGCCGATCGAGACGCGGGTCGAGATGGTCCGGCAGCTCGCCGAGGCACTCGACCACGCGCACCGCCGGCACCTGTACCACCGGGCGCTCGCCGCCCGCAGCGTCTACGTGGAGATGGACGGCCGTTACCCGCGCCTGCGGATCTGTGACTGGCAGGTCGCGGCCCGCCCCGGCGCAGGCTCGTCCGACCGGCCGTCGGTCCTGGCCGGTTCCGGCCCCACGACGTCGCTCGCCGCGCACATCGAGAGCTCGTCCGGCCCGTACCTGGCGCCCGAGTTCGGCAACCGCGCCGCCGAGGGGACGCCGCTCGACGTGTTCGGCCTCGGCGCCCTCACGTATCTGATCCTCACCGCGAGCCCGCCGGCGCGGGACCGCGCGGCCCTCGCGGCGCGGCTGTCGGACCAGCGGTCGCTGGTGCCGTCGGCCGTGTCGGACGCGATCACCCCGGTCATGGACCAGCTCGTCCGGGACGCCACCGCTGTGCAGCCGGTCGACCGGCATGAAACCGTGCGGGAGTTCCTCGACTGGCTTGAGCAGGTCGAGGAGGAGATCACCGCACCGGACGAGGAGGTCCCCGACCTGCTGGACGCCGTCACCGGGGCGGTCGTGCAGGGCTGGCGGGTGACCCGGATCCTCGGTAAGGGATCGACGGCCAAGGCGCTGCTGGTCGAGCGGGACGGCCACGAGCACGTCCTGAAGGTCGGTCTCAGCGAGGCGAGCCGGGACCGTCTCGAACACGAGGCCGCACAGCTCCGCGACCTGCACGAGGCCCACATCGTCCGGTACATCGACGGCCCGCTGGAGATCGGCGGCCGGCACGTCCTGGTCATGGAGCAGGCCGGACGGTCGACGCTGTCGCAGTTCCTCCGCAGCCAGGGCCGCCTGACGATCGACGACCTGCAGAACCTCGGACGGCATCTGTTCAGCGCGGTCGGGCACCTGGAGGAGGAGGGGCTCTGGCACCGCGACATCAAGCCCGACAACCTCGCCATCAGGGAGCTGCCGAAGAAGGGCCGGCGGCTGATCCTGTTCGACTTCTCGCTGGCCGGCGCCGCCGCCCGCGACACCGGCGTCGGCACGCCGCCCTACCTCGACCCTTTCCTCGGTACCGAGCGCCGCCCCGAGTACGACGCCGCCGCCGAGCGTTACGCGATGGCCGTCACCCTGCACGAGATGGCCAGCACCGAACTTCCGTCGTGGGGGGACGGCGTCGCCGCCCCGAACCTGCTCGACGCCGACGAGGAGGTGCCGCAGCTCGCCGAGGACAGTTTCGACCCCGTGCTGCGCGAACGTCTCGTGGCCTTCTTCCGCAAGGCCCTGCACCGGGACGCCGCCCGGCGGCACGCGTCGCTGAAGGAGATGGAGCTCGCCTGGCTGGACGTGTTCCGCGAGCTGGACGAGACACCGGCCCCCCGGTCCCCCGCCCCCACGGCCCCGATCAGCACCGACACTCTCCTCGTCGCCGCCGGGCTGTCGCCCCGCGCGCTGTCCACGGCACTGGACCAGCTCGGCGTCTCCACGATCGGCGAACTCAGCAAGATCCCGTCCGACCGGATCCAGCGGCTCCGCGGGGTGGGACTCGGGCCGCGCAACGAGCTGATGCGCAAGGCCCGCGAGTGGCGCCGCCGGCTCGCCATCGCCGAGAAGGGCGGGGACAGCGAACGCGCCCCCGTCGCCGACCCGCACACGCTGAGCCTGGACGAGGTCGCCGAGCAGCTCGTCCCGAAGGACGCGGCACGCAACGCCGCCGAGGTCCGGGTCGTCCGGGCCGTCCTGGGACTGCCGGAGAACGGTGAGCCGAGCCCGGTCCCGCCCTGGTCGTCACAGGCCACGGTCGCCGAGGAGCTGGACTTCAGCCAGCCGCACATCGCACGGCTGCTCGGCAAGTCCCGCAACCGGTGGATCAAGAGCGTCCCCGCGGTCACCGCGCTCCGCACCACCGTCCTGCGCCTGTTGCAGGCGCACGGCCGGGTGATGGAGGCCCAGCGTCTCGCCGCCGCGCTGCTCGCCGACCGCGGCTCCGAACTGGACGATCCCGCCGCGCGCCGCACCCTCGCCGGCGCGTGCCTGCGCGCCGCGGTGGAGGCCGAGGAGCACCTGGACAACCCGCGGCTGGCCCGCCGCCGCCTCGGCGACCGGGTGCTGATCGCCGCCGTCGCCGAGGACGACCCGACCGCCCCGGTCGAGGAGGAGCTGCTCGACCACGCCACCGAGCTCGGCCGCGAAGCCGACCGGCTGGTGGACCTCCCCGACTCCGCACCGCTCCCCGGGACGGCCGCCGTCCTCGACGCCCTCCGCGCGGTACCGCGCCCGGAGGGCATGCCGCCCCTGGCGGACCTCGACCTGGTGTCGCTCGCCGCGGACGCCTCCCGCAACACCGCCATGACCGCGCGGCTGGAGCTGTACCCGCGCGACCTGTCGCCGCGCAAGGCACTCCAGCTCGCGCAGGCCGCGAGCTACCTGGGGCCGCCCGGACTGCGTCCCGAGGAGCTGCGCGACCGCGTCCTCGCCCGGTTCCCGGAACTCACCGGGCTCCCGGAGCCGGAGGACCTGCGCCCGCTGCTCCAGGACGAACTGCACATCACGATCGAGGTGGTCACCGGCGGGGACGGCGATCCCCGCTTCGTCCTGCCGAGCCGCCCCATGCTGACCCCTCTGACCGCGCGCGGCGGCCCCGGGCTCGCCACCCGGATCGGGACGGCCTCGCCGAGCGCGGAGACCTGGGGCCGGCTCCGCGACGCCGCCGAGGAGGGCGGTTTCCTCGCCGTGAAGGCGTGGATGGACGAGTCCACGTCGGTGCTCAGCGTCCTGAGCGGGATGCCCGACGTCAGGACCATTCATGTCGCGAGGACGTTCCTCACGGAGCTGCGCGCGATCGTCGACGAACGCGGCCGTCCCCGCTGGGAGACCGTCCTGGCCGCCGACTCCCCGGACGCGTCCCCCGCCGCCCGTGTCGGCTTCGAGAAGCTCGTCGCCGAGGTGTGGGAGCGTCTCGAACGACTCGTGCGGACCGGCCCCGGAACCGTCCTGTTGCACGACGCCACCCCGCTCGCCCGCTACGCCGGTGGCATGGAGCTGCTGACCCGGCTCAAGCTCGCCGCCCAGTCCCCCTCCGAGAACCCGCACGGGCTGTGGATCTTCTGCCCGATGATCGACCCGAACACCGAGGCGAAGCTCGACCACACGGTCGTGCGCGCCATGGGAGACAATGAGCAACTCGCCGTCCCCGGCGGGTTCGCCCTGCACGACACGAGGAGCGCTTCATGA
- a CDS encoding alpha/beta hydrolase yields the protein MKKRTDRKIAVIGTATAAVLLPALMVGLAQAGVGVPLTDSEKAGASQPVPSFGPATQPGAPGTPTGTGSPSPTSSPIPELPSRPMTTDPFNTGSGKPASNDPDTNTSSHGKKPHLPEKAAEAPSKYAKANDGAKITDLKKVGNRMYDVSIASPALGTTVKARMLLPKGWKAGAKRSWPVVYAYHGGNNNYQSWTKDSQIEQVVDDYDVMVVMPEGGWQGSYSNWWNDGKGGIPMWETFHIEEVIPLMERNFHAGTSRAAIGLSSGGQGAITYAQRNPGLFKYVASYSGALNITAPGVPAFLVSINKEAGTKIWGDPITNRNVWRQHDAAVMVEKLKGVGVYVSCGNGEPGPHDNPNAAMWDAGRVGERLAYRMNVNFIEAAEKAGVEVTDSLYGKGMHNWKYWRPELAKSFPLVAGAIGAKKL from the coding sequence ATGAAGAAGCGTACCGACCGGAAGATCGCCGTCATCGGCACCGCGACGGCCGCCGTCCTGCTGCCCGCCCTGATGGTGGGCCTCGCGCAGGCGGGCGTGGGCGTGCCGCTGACGGACTCGGAGAAGGCGGGCGCGTCGCAGCCCGTGCCGTCTTTCGGCCCGGCGACGCAGCCGGGGGCGCCCGGGACGCCGACGGGGACGGGTTCGCCGTCGCCGACGTCGTCGCCGATTCCCGAGCTGCCGAGCCGGCCGATGACGACCGACCCGTTCAACACGGGCTCGGGGAAGCCGGCCTCGAACGACCCCGACACCAACACCAGCAGCCACGGCAAGAAGCCGCACCTGCCGGAGAAGGCCGCCGAGGCGCCCAGCAAGTACGCCAAGGCGAACGACGGCGCGAAGATCACCGACTTGAAGAAGGTCGGCAACCGCATGTACGACGTGTCCATCGCCTCTCCGGCGCTGGGGACGACCGTCAAGGCGCGGATGCTGCTGCCGAAGGGCTGGAAGGCCGGCGCCAAGCGGTCGTGGCCGGTCGTGTACGCCTACCACGGCGGCAACAACAACTACCAGTCGTGGACCAAGGACTCGCAGATCGAGCAGGTCGTGGACGACTACGACGTGATGGTCGTGATGCCCGAGGGCGGCTGGCAGGGGTCGTACAGCAACTGGTGGAACGACGGCAAGGGCGGCATCCCGATGTGGGAGACCTTCCACATCGAGGAGGTCATCCCGCTGATGGAGCGCAACTTCCACGCCGGGACGAGCCGTGCCGCGATCGGGCTGTCGTCCGGCGGGCAGGGCGCCATCACCTACGCCCAGCGGAACCCGGGCCTGTTCAAGTACGTCGCGTCGTACAGCGGTGCGCTGAACATCACCGCGCCGGGCGTCCCGGCGTTCCTCGTCTCCATCAACAAGGAGGCGGGCACCAAGATCTGGGGCGACCCGATCACGAACCGGAACGTCTGGCGGCAGCACGACGCGGCGGTCATGGTGGAGAAGCTCAAGGGCGTCGGGGTGTACGTCTCGTGCGGCAACGGCGAGCCCGGCCCGCACGACAACCCGAACGCGGCGATGTGGGACGCCGGACGGGTCGGCGAGCGGCTCGCCTACCGGATGAACGTCAACTTCATCGAGGCGGCGGAGAAGGCCGGGGTCGAGGTCACCGACAGCCTGTACGGCAAGGGCATGCACAACTGGAAGTACTGGCGCCCGGAGCTGGCCAAGAGCTTCCCGCTGGTGGCCGGTGCGATCGGGGCGAAGAAGCTCTGA